The proteins below come from a single Agromyces flavus genomic window:
- a CDS encoding META domain-containing protein yields the protein MSRPHGIVLVGGLAIVFALAGCAGEEGDVSGGDIDPTGTWGDSSGTDSPFLTLEDGGDLSGSDGCNSLSGTWSVDEADQVVFENVASTQKACEGVDDWMSQLSVAEVSGDTMTVLGTDGAQIGQLERAD from the coding sequence ATGAGCAGACCTCACGGAATCGTGCTCGTCGGTGGCCTCGCCATCGTGTTCGCCCTCGCGGGCTGCGCCGGCGAAGAGGGCGACGTGAGCGGCGGCGACATCGACCCGACCGGCACGTGGGGCGACTCCTCGGGCACCGATTCGCCGTTCCTCACGCTGGAGGACGGTGGCGACCTCTCGGGCAGCGACGGCTGCAACAGCCTCAGCGGCACGTGGTCGGTCGACGAAGCAGACCAGGTCGTGTTCGAGAACGTGGCGTCGACCCAGAAGGCGTGCGAGGGCGTCGACGACTGGATGTCGCAGCTGAGCGTCGCCGAGGTCTCCGGCGACACCATGACGGTCCTGGGTACCGACGGTGCGCAGATCGGACAGCTCGAGCGCGCGGACTGA
- a CDS encoding DUF6226 family protein produces the protein MDGYLRPPIESPVFHDEDGAPIPYGRRWDGGDPTPESYSRTSHLDRFLPLHDVAEALIAHLVEHYAVGVDDDLGAASDLIHPRDDVVRAIRLTPADAAAAPLTFVFTSFPSVILHAGALHDFLFPVCGCDACDEGVEYLADELEWHVQAVVDGGYREQVVPSSGHGVAFSLSVPGVGSQSGSARADDLPREAVAAALAALPPGGMWAPWPRRPAPIS, from the coding sequence ATGGACGGCTATCTCCGACCGCCGATCGAGTCGCCGGTCTTCCACGACGAGGATGGCGCGCCCATCCCGTACGGCCGTCGGTGGGACGGCGGCGATCCGACGCCCGAGTCGTACTCGCGGACGAGCCACCTCGATCGATTCCTCCCGCTGCACGACGTTGCAGAGGCGCTCATCGCCCACCTCGTCGAGCACTACGCGGTCGGAGTCGATGACGACCTCGGCGCGGCATCGGACCTGATCCATCCTCGCGACGATGTCGTTCGGGCCATTCGGCTCACCCCGGCGGATGCCGCGGCCGCGCCGCTCACGTTCGTCTTCACCTCGTTCCCGTCGGTGATCCTGCACGCCGGAGCGCTGCACGACTTCCTCTTCCCTGTATGTGGATGCGACGCGTGCGATGAGGGCGTGGAGTACCTCGCCGACGAGCTGGAGTGGCACGTGCAGGCCGTGGTGGACGGCGGCTATCGCGAACAGGTCGTTCCGTCGAGCGGGCATGGCGTGGCGTTCTCGTTGTCGGTGCCGGGCGTCGGCAGCCAGTCGGGCTCTGCGCGGGCCGACGACCTGCCGCGCGAGGCGGTCGCCGCCGCGCTCGCGGCGCTGCCGCCCGGCGGGATGTGGGCACCCTGGCCCCGTCGCCCGGCGCCCATCTCCTGA
- a CDS encoding LysR family transcriptional regulator, protein MLDVRRLRLLVELSQRGTLTAVAEALSYSPSSVSQQLSQLEKEVGVPLLVQVGRRVQLTPQAQVLVGHAQAVLERLEEAEADVARSLTTVGGTVRIAVFQSAAHAVVPQALTLLAAEHPSLRVEITEREPELALFDVAARDFDLVVAEQYPGYTRPLHPELDRVPLARDAIRLALPPATDAGGRGGAQHRRETTSSGHTLAAASARPWVLEPEGTASREWAEQLCRQAGFEPDVRFETADLMAHIRLIRSGNAVGLLPDLVWAGEAPSVQLVPLPGEPEREVFSSTRQAAARRPAVVAARDALARAAARSGRPDPVT, encoded by the coding sequence ATGCTCGATGTCCGCCGACTCCGCCTGCTCGTCGAGCTCAGCCAGCGGGGCACGCTCACCGCGGTGGCCGAGGCGCTCTCGTACAGCCCGTCATCGGTGTCGCAGCAGCTGAGCCAGCTCGAGAAGGAGGTCGGCGTGCCGCTGCTCGTGCAGGTCGGCCGGCGCGTGCAGCTCACGCCCCAGGCGCAGGTGCTCGTCGGCCACGCGCAGGCCGTGCTCGAGCGGCTCGAAGAGGCCGAGGCGGATGTCGCTCGCTCCCTCACCACGGTCGGCGGCACCGTGCGCATCGCGGTGTTCCAGTCGGCCGCGCACGCCGTCGTCCCGCAGGCGCTCACGCTCCTCGCGGCCGAGCACCCGTCGCTGCGCGTCGAGATCACCGAGCGCGAGCCCGAGCTCGCGCTCTTCGACGTCGCAGCGCGCGACTTCGACCTCGTGGTCGCCGAGCAGTATCCGGGCTACACGCGTCCGCTGCATCCCGAACTCGATCGCGTGCCGCTCGCGCGCGACGCCATCCGGCTCGCGCTGCCGCCCGCCACGGATGCCGGCGGCCGAGGAGGCGCGCAGCACCGTCGCGAGACCACGTCCTCCGGGCACACGCTCGCCGCGGCATCCGCTCGCCCCTGGGTGCTCGAGCCCGAGGGCACCGCGTCGCGCGAGTGGGCCGAGCAGCTCTGCCGTCAGGCGGGCTTCGAGCCCGACGTCCGCTTCGAGACGGCCGACCTCATGGCGCACATCCGACTGATCCGGTCGGGCAACGCCGTCGGGCTGCTGCCCGACCTCGTGTGGGCCGGCGAGGCGCCGAGCGTGCAGCTCGTGCCCCTGCCGGGCGAACCCGAGCGCGAGGTGTTCTCGTCGACGCGGCAGGCGGCGGCGCGCCGGCCCGCGGTGGTGGCGGCACGCGACGCGCTGGCACGGGCGGCCGCGCGCAGCGGGCGGCCCGACCCGGTGACGTAG
- a CDS encoding bifunctional proline dehydrogenase/L-glutamate gamma-semialdehyde dehydrogenase yields MVGRTLEVPGAHDPRAPSETKDHAVVTTSELLPETVPSTDHVVALVERWLAESAQHPVDPAAQRLAGVLKDPNGLAFTVGFVDGVMRPEDLGVAGRNLAEVAKLTPKFLPAPLKAAIRLGGAMAPTFPWLVIPIARRVLRAMVGHLVLDATPAKLGPAIAKLRESGNRLNLNLLGEAVLGEHEADRRLKGTYDFLARDDVDYVSIKVSSVVSQLSMWSFDEAVEKVVAKLTPLYELAAKGAAAGKAKFINLDMEEYRDLDLTIAVFKKVLEQPQLQQLEAGIVLQTYLPDALGAIQDLTDWAQARRAAGGAPIKVRVVKGANLAMEQVDAAIHDWPLATYDRKQDSDTNYKRVLHWSMTPERIDAVKLGVAGHNLFDVAHAWLTAKERGVEDGVEFEMLLGMATGQAAAVRGDVGRLLLYTPVVNPSEFDVAIAYLIRRLEENASQDNFMSAVFELSENRALFERERDRYLRSLAALEAETSGADVAAPGPNRTQNRRTEWTEPGTAGASSPVAAPAPGEEHEGSLTSVVLGITRGSALDGELMDDAAAAASGLTGPGVTPGFRNEPDTDPALAANRDWGRRILERVPGSTLGIDTLKANRIETVDELEQLMTAVVARGTEWGALSGDERAAVLHRAGLALAANRDRLIEVMAVETGKTIAEADPEISEAIDFAHYYAERARELDRVQGARFVPSKLTVVTPPWNFPVAIPAGGVLAALAAGSGVIIKPAKLSQRSGAIMVEALWEAGIPKDLLALVDLGSRDLGTKLVSDEKVDRVILTGAYETAELFRSFRQDLPLLAETSGKNAIIVTPSADLDLAASDVVKSAFGHAGQKCSAASLVILVGSVAKSERFRRQLVDAATSLRVGWPEHPSSQMGPIVEPADGKLLHALTTLGADEEWLVEPRQLDSTGRLWSPGIRANVKPGSYFHLTEFFGPVLGVMHAKDLDEAIRFQNAVDYGLTAGLHSLDSDELATWLANVEAGNLYVNRGITGAIVQRQPFGGWKRSAVGAGAKAGGPNYLFGLGDWEPVHDEPSRSLHLRGLEQRVTELIEASQPSLDYESFEVLRRSALSDEVAWAEEYGTVKDVSGLGVERNLFRYLPTAVTIRVGEDATLADGLRVIAAGLLAKSKLSVSTAHELPKGVRALLAAREIRVVREGDAGWLDRARKGEITGRVRLVGGSASALAEATGGTPDLAVWSHPVTPSGRVELLPFLHEQAVSITNHRFGNPTTISEGVI; encoded by the coding sequence ATGGTTGGGCGCACACTGGAGGTGCCGGGCGCGCATGACCCCCGCGCGCCCTCCGAGACGAAGGACCACGCCGTCGTGACCACATCCGAACTGCTTCCCGAGACCGTGCCGAGCACCGACCACGTCGTCGCGCTCGTCGAGCGCTGGCTCGCCGAGAGCGCCCAGCACCCCGTCGACCCCGCGGCGCAGCGGCTCGCGGGCGTGCTCAAGGACCCGAACGGGCTCGCGTTCACGGTGGGCTTCGTCGACGGCGTCATGCGACCCGAAGACCTCGGCGTCGCCGGCCGCAACCTCGCCGAGGTCGCGAAGCTCACGCCGAAGTTCCTGCCCGCGCCGCTCAAGGCCGCGATCCGGCTCGGCGGTGCGATGGCACCGACGTTCCCCTGGCTCGTCATCCCGATCGCCCGCCGCGTGCTGCGCGCCATGGTCGGCCACCTCGTGCTCGACGCCACGCCCGCGAAGCTCGGTCCCGCGATCGCGAAGCTTCGCGAGTCGGGCAACCGGCTGAACCTCAACCTCCTCGGCGAGGCCGTGCTCGGTGAGCACGAGGCCGACCGCCGCCTGAAGGGCACCTACGACTTCCTCGCTCGCGACGACGTCGACTACGTCTCGATCAAGGTCTCGAGCGTCGTCAGCCAGCTCTCGATGTGGTCGTTCGACGAGGCCGTCGAGAAGGTCGTCGCGAAGCTCACCCCGCTGTACGAGCTGGCCGCCAAGGGCGCCGCCGCGGGCAAGGCCAAGTTCATCAACCTCGACATGGAGGAGTACCGCGACCTCGACCTCACGATCGCGGTCTTCAAGAAGGTCCTCGAGCAGCCGCAGCTGCAGCAGCTCGAGGCCGGCATCGTGCTGCAGACCTACCTGCCCGACGCGCTCGGCGCCATCCAGGACCTCACCGACTGGGCGCAGGCCCGCCGTGCCGCGGGCGGCGCTCCCATCAAGGTGCGCGTCGTGAAGGGCGCGAACCTCGCCATGGAGCAGGTCGACGCCGCGATCCACGACTGGCCGCTCGCGACGTACGACCGCAAGCAGGACTCCGACACGAACTACAAGCGCGTCCTGCACTGGTCGATGACGCCCGAGCGCATCGACGCCGTGAAGCTCGGCGTCGCGGGCCACAACCTGTTCGACGTCGCCCACGCGTGGCTCACCGCCAAGGAGCGCGGCGTCGAGGACGGCGTCGAGTTCGAGATGCTGCTCGGCATGGCGACGGGGCAGGCCGCGGCCGTGCGCGGCGACGTCGGCCGTCTCCTGCTCTACACGCCGGTCGTGAACCCGTCCGAGTTCGACGTCGCGATCGCGTACCTCATCCGCCGCCTGGAGGAGAACGCGAGCCAGGACAACTTCATGTCGGCAGTGTTCGAGCTCTCCGAGAACCGAGCGCTGTTCGAGCGCGAGCGAGACCGCTACCTGCGCTCGCTCGCCGCGCTCGAGGCCGAGACGTCCGGGGCGGATGTCGCGGCACCGGGCCCGAACCGCACGCAGAACCGCCGCACGGAGTGGACCGAGCCCGGCACCGCCGGAGCCTCCTCGCCCGTCGCCGCCCCCGCGCCGGGGGAGGAGCACGAGGGATCGCTCACCAGCGTCGTGCTGGGCATCACGCGCGGCTCGGCGCTCGACGGCGAGCTGATGGATGACGCGGCCGCCGCGGCATCCGGCCTCACCGGCCCCGGCGTCACGCCCGGCTTCCGCAACGAGCCCGACACCGACCCCGCGCTCGCCGCGAACCGCGACTGGGGCCGTCGCATCCTCGAGCGCGTGCCCGGCTCGACGCTCGGAATCGACACCCTGAAGGCGAACCGCATCGAGACCGTCGACGAGCTCGAGCAGCTCATGACGGCGGTCGTCGCGCGCGGCACCGAGTGGGGCGCGCTGTCGGGCGACGAGCGCGCCGCCGTGCTGCACCGCGCCGGCCTCGCGCTCGCCGCGAACCGCGACCGCCTCATCGAGGTCATGGCCGTCGAGACCGGGAAGACCATCGCCGAGGCGGACCCCGAGATCAGCGAGGCGATCGACTTCGCCCACTACTACGCCGAGCGGGCCCGCGAGCTCGACCGAGTCCAGGGCGCGCGCTTCGTCCCGTCGAAGCTCACCGTCGTGACGCCGCCGTGGAACTTCCCGGTCGCGATCCCCGCCGGCGGCGTGCTCGCCGCGCTCGCCGCGGGCTCGGGCGTGATCATCAAGCCCGCGAAGCTCTCGCAGCGCTCTGGCGCGATCATGGTCGAGGCGCTGTGGGAGGCGGGCATCCCGAAGGACCTGCTCGCGCTCGTCGACCTCGGCTCGCGTGACCTGGGTACGAAGCTCGTCTCCGACGAGAAGGTCGACCGCGTCATCCTCACCGGAGCGTACGAGACAGCCGAGCTGTTCCGGTCGTTCCGCCAGGACCTGCCGCTGCTCGCCGAGACCAGCGGCAAGAACGCCATCATCGTGACGCCGTCGGCCGACCTCGACCTCGCGGCATCCGATGTCGTCAAGAGCGCGTTCGGCCACGCCGGCCAGAAGTGCTCCGCCGCGTCCCTCGTGATCCTCGTCGGCTCGGTCGCGAAGTCCGAGCGGTTCCGTCGCCAGCTGGTGGATGCCGCGACGTCACTGCGTGTGGGCTGGCCCGAGCACCCCTCGAGCCAGATGGGACCGATCGTCGAGCCCGCCGACGGCAAGCTGCTGCACGCGCTCACGACGCTCGGCGCCGACGAGGAGTGGCTCGTCGAGCCGCGGCAGCTCGACTCGACCGGCCGGCTCTGGTCGCCCGGCATCCGCGCGAACGTGAAGCCCGGCTCGTACTTCCACCTCACCGAGTTCTTCGGCCCGGTGCTGGGCGTCATGCACGCGAAGGACCTCGACGAGGCCATCCGCTTCCAGAACGCGGTCGACTACGGCCTCACCGCGGGCCTGCACTCGCTCGACTCCGACGAGCTCGCGACCTGGCTGGCGAACGTCGAGGCCGGCAACCTGTACGTCAACCGCGGCATCACGGGCGCGATCGTGCAGCGCCAGCCGTTCGGCGGCTGGAAGCGCTCGGCGGTCGGCGCCGGCGCGAAGGCCGGCGGCCCGAACTACCTGTTCGGCCTCGGCGACTGGGAGCCCGTGCACGACGAGCCGAGCCGCTCGCTGCACCTGCGCGGCCTCGAGCAGCGCGTCACCGAGCTCATCGAGGCGTCGCAGCCGTCGCTCGACTACGAGTCGTTCGAGGTGCTCCGCCGCTCCGCGCTGTCGGACGAGGTCGCGTGGGCCGAGGAGTACGGCACGGTCAAGGACGTCTCGGGCCTCGGCGTCGAGCGCAACCTGTTCCGCTACCTCCCGACGGCGGTCACCATCCGCGTCGGCGAGGACGCGACGCTCGCCGACGGCCTCCGGGTCATCGCGGCCGGCCTGCTCGCCAAGTCGAAGCTGTCGGTCTCGACCGCGCACGAGCTGCCGAAGGGCGTCCGCGCCCTGCTCGCCGCGCGCGAGATCCGCGTGGTGCGAGAGGGCGATGCCGGGTGGCTCGACCGCGCGCGCAAGGGGGAGATCACCGGTCGCGTCCGCCTCGTCGGCGGTTCCGCCTCGGCGCTCGCCGAGGCGACGGGCGGCACGCCCGACCTCGCCGTGTGGTCGCACCCGGTCACCCCGTCGGGCCGCGTGGAGCTGCTGCCGTTCCTGCACGAGCAGGCGGTGTCGATCACCAACCACCGCTTCGGCAACCCGACGACGATCTCCGAGGGCGTCATCTAG
- a CDS encoding VOC family protein — MDIAFIAGFGPIGTVDSASHDFWAGALGIPFHENAPRYFHTEEVEGAKAFAIWPLDQAAEATFGTTEWPADRPVPQAWIEFDVASPEAVAPAVEELRAKGLEILVEAHEEPWGQTTSRLMSPEGLLVGVSYTPWMHEAG; from the coding sequence ATGGACATCGCCTTCATCGCCGGATTCGGGCCGATCGGCACCGTCGACTCGGCGTCCCACGACTTCTGGGCGGGCGCGCTCGGCATCCCGTTCCACGAGAACGCCCCGCGCTACTTCCACACCGAGGAGGTCGAGGGCGCCAAGGCGTTCGCCATCTGGCCACTCGACCAGGCCGCCGAGGCGACCTTCGGCACGACCGAGTGGCCGGCCGACCGGCCCGTGCCGCAGGCGTGGATCGAGTTCGACGTCGCCTCGCCCGAGGCCGTCGCACCGGCGGTCGAGGAACTGCGCGCGAAGGGCCTCGAGATCCTCGTCGAGGCGCACGAGGAGCCGTGGGGACAGACCACGTCGCGGCTCATGAGTCCCGAGGGGCTGCTCGTCGGCGTGAGCTACACGCCGTGGATGCACGAGGCGGGCTGA